A single region of the Capra hircus breed San Clemente chromosome 14, ASM170441v1, whole genome shotgun sequence genome encodes:
- the HSF1 gene encoding heat shock factor protein 1 isoform X5 codes for MDLPVGPGAAGPSNVPAFLTKLWTLVSDPDTDALICWSPSGNSFHVLDQGQFAKEVLPKYFKHSNMASFVRQLNMYGFRKVVHIEQGGLVKPERDDTEFQHPCFLRGQEQLLENIKRKVTSATSVTAPPGTQVSTLRSEDIKIRQDSVTKLLTDVQLMKGKQESMDSKLLAMKHENEALWREVASLRQKHAQQQKVVNKLIQFLISLVQSNRILGVKRKIPLMLNDSSPAHPMPKYGRQYSLEHIHGPGSYPAASPAYSGSSLYSPDAVTSSGPIISDITELAPGSPVASAGRSVDERPLSSSPLVRVKEEPPSPPQSPRAEGASPSRPSSMVETPLSPTTLIDSILRESEPTPAASTTPLADTGGRPASPLPASAPEKCLSVACLDKTELSDHLDAMDSNLDNLQTMLTTHGFSVDTSTLLDLFSPSVTVPDMSLPDLDSSLASQIQELLSPQEPPRPLEAEKSSPDSGKQLVHYTAQPLLLLDPGSVDVGSSDLPVLFELGEGSYFSEGDDYSDDPTISLLTGSEPPKAKDPTVS; via the exons ATGGATCTGCCCGTGGGCCCGGGCGCGGCGGGGCCCAGCAACGTCCCGGCCTTCCTGACCAAGCTGTGGACCCTCGTGAGCGACCCGGACACGGACGCGCTCATCTGCTGGAGCCCG AGCGGGAACAGCTTCCACGTGCTGGACCAGGGCCAGTTTGCCAAGGAGGTGCTGCCCAAGTACTTCAAGCACAGCAACATGGCTAGCTTCGTGCGGCAGCTCAACATGT ATGGCTTCCGGAAGGTGGTCCACATCGAGCAGGGTGGCCTGGTCAAGCCAGAGAGGGACGACACCGAGTTCCAGCACCCGTGCTTCCTGCGAGGCCAGGAGCAGCTCCTCGAGAACATCAAGAGGAAAGTGACCAGC GCCACCTCAGTGACTGCTCCCCCGGGGACCCAGGTGTCCACTCTGCGGAGCGAGGACATAAAGATTCGCCAGGACAGCGTTACCAAGCTGCTGACCGACGTGCAGCTGATGAAGGGGAAGCAGGAGAGCATGGACTCCAAGCTGCTGGCCATGAAGCA TGAGAACGAGGCGCTGTGGCGAGAGGTGGCCAGCCTGCGGCAGAAGCACGCCCAGCAACAGAAAGTCGTCAACAAG CTCATCCAGTTCCTCATCTCGCTGGTGCAGTCAAACCGGATCCTAGGGGTGAAGAGAAAGAT cccccTGATGCTGAACGACAGCAGCCCCGCGCACCCCATGCCCAAGTATGGCCGGCAGTACTCGCTGGAGCACATCCACGGCCCAGGCTCCTACCCG GCCGCTTCCCCAGCCTACAGCGGCTCCAGCCTCTACTCCCCAGACGCTGTCACCAGCTCCGGACCCATCATCTCCGACATCACTGAACTGGCCCCCGGCAGCCCCGTGGCCTCTGCAGGCAGGAGTGTAGATGAGAG GCCCCTGTCCAGCAGTCCCCTGGTTCGCGTCAAGGAGGAGCCCCCAAGCCCACCACAGAGCCCCCGGGCAGAGGGTGCCAGCCCCAGCCGACCGTCCTCCATGGTGGAGACGCCTCTGTCCCCGACCACCCTCATTGATTCCATCCTCCGGGAGAGCGAGCCCACGCCCGCCGCCTCCACCACACCCCTCGCGGACACTGGGGGCCGCCCCGCCTCGCCCCTGCCCGCCTCAGCTCCCGAGAAGTGCCTCAGCGTCGCCTGCCTGGACAA GACCGAGCTCAGTGACCACTTGGACGCCATGGACTCCAACCTGGACAACCTGCAGACCATGCTGACAACCCATGGCTTCAGCGTGGACACCAGCACCCTGCTGGAT CTGTTCAGCCCCTCGGTGACGGTTCCCGACATGAGCCTGCCGGACCTGGACAGCAGCCTGGCCAGC CAGATCCAGGAGCTCCTCTCTCCCCAGGAGCCCCCCAGACCTCTGGAGGCAGAGAAAAGCAGCCCAGACTCAG GGAAGCAGCTGGTGCACTACACCGcccagcccctgctgctgctggacCCAGGCTCTGTGGACGTGGGGAGCAGCGACCTGCCGGTGCTCTTCGAGCTCGGGGAGGGCTCCTACTTCTCCGAGGGAGACGACTACTCGGATGACCCCACCATCTCCCTGCTGACGGGCTCAGAGCCCCCCAAAGCCAAGGACCCCACTGTCTCCTAG